The bacterium genome includes a window with the following:
- a CDS encoding T9SS type A sorting domain-containing protein has product MKFGMSKLYAMSIATMLILFVVPLAFGVSVTQIGYSASTGASDVTVDRGDTVFVKMTLDLTGRRFKDVCDYDNNVGSITLLGYDESDNLDFNDPVSFTLTSPGTTPSTSTNVQGYFVVPSNWSGTTTRLDMIVTIRTYPAIGTASQYTNGYVSYYDLTGLDATIVTVNSAFGATYDNLRMTLNADVTQAPTLTTPSGSYQGGRDNSTIKVKFTIPEAATASSMKLYIKTGGGSTVQTITFSNTTAATYSGTLQYSGGTFSVVAASNDGGTTLPTIDSQTNTTALANGTTYNVIIGYQDAAGHDEATANYASFVYDTGTQSTTWTAPTSGQAITLNGSPDNFNFQWTNAEVYNSLVLSFINASDLNSPHELTLASSFFTSGAKNVTVDLSNITSDANFTYNNPDGTALELGLTYTCRIAAIDLPINSAINSNTSFSTTDGATTAPTLTTPANSSRDNATLSLAYTLNEQAYDASVKLRWFPAGGPYTSDDVLRTWTMTSEQSGAHTGSVTLTNGLVSTGGGSNSDFGVNVASDSGVTAITAGTYDLRLDMRDADQNPVASSTIRTSFTMDTQTSAPAITSPASNTSGTSLVLVYNQPEAATATTKTVSFTRTGGSADGNSHVLVFTAGNLASGNGQTHTFSGSDLDGNATVVTLQGGSTNSLVNGAYYTVTLSYQDDLGNTAASTTITNWMYTTSVNNANVAGTAYPGYLAQFPENLSNKRIYRVSMYTNSGTNTLTSVTFTIGGSANSSDFAAGGFKLWYSANANAATFPADGAQIGSGQSYGNSVTFSGLSQQVTTSTSYIYLTVSLSSNVDDTHNITSTVNAASDITFASGTAAGSFPLEQGDNLLPVELSQFDASSRNGSVHLQWVTESEVNNAGFEVLRKLDGATDYSVVASYSSATELRSQTENGTSSDRHNYSFVDNTVVPGSAYTYALRSIDLDGVGEMMSMTVNVTVSQLPTEFALLQNYPNPFNNSTTVRFALPNSAKMTLAVYDITGREVIRLIDGDIPAGSHAVNWNGKNASGTALSSGTYFMQMKAGNFKSTRKIALLK; this is encoded by the coding sequence ATGAAATTTGGAATGAGCAAGTTATACGCAATGAGTATCGCAACGATGCTGATACTTTTTGTTGTGCCATTAGCATTTGGAGTCTCGGTTACTCAGATCGGTTATTCCGCGAGTACCGGCGCTTCCGATGTTACCGTGGATCGCGGCGACACCGTTTTCGTGAAAATGACACTGGACTTAACTGGTCGACGTTTCAAGGATGTCTGCGATTACGACAACAATGTCGGCTCAATTACGTTATTGGGTTATGATGAATCGGACAACTTGGATTTTAACGATCCGGTTTCGTTTACACTGACCAGTCCTGGAACTACCCCATCGACTTCGACCAATGTGCAGGGGTATTTTGTTGTCCCCTCCAACTGGTCTGGTACAACCACCCGTTTGGACATGATTGTTACGATTCGTACTTATCCTGCGATTGGTACTGCTTCACAGTACACCAATGGCTATGTATCCTATTACGATTTAACCGGATTGGATGCCACGATTGTAACAGTGAACAGTGCGTTTGGCGCGACCTATGACAACCTCCGCATGACTTTGAACGCCGACGTTACGCAAGCCCCAACATTAACGACACCATCGGGCAGCTATCAGGGTGGCCGCGATAACTCGACGATCAAAGTGAAATTTACGATTCCCGAAGCGGCAACTGCCAGTTCAATGAAGCTGTATATAAAAACCGGCGGCGGCAGCACTGTACAGACGATTACTTTCTCGAATACTACTGCAGCAACCTACAGTGGAACATTACAGTATAGTGGCGGTACATTCTCCGTGGTCGCAGCGAGTAACGACGGCGGCACGACATTACCGACAATCGATTCGCAGACCAATACGACCGCGCTTGCGAATGGAACCACCTACAATGTGATAATCGGTTATCAGGATGCCGCAGGCCATGACGAAGCAACGGCAAACTATGCAAGCTTTGTCTATGATACCGGCACCCAGTCGACGACATGGACAGCCCCGACCAGTGGACAAGCAATCACATTGAATGGTTCACCGGACAACTTCAACTTCCAGTGGACGAATGCTGAAGTCTATAACAGCTTGGTGTTATCGTTCATCAACGCGAGTGATTTGAATTCACCGCACGAATTGACGTTAGCAAGCTCATTTTTTACTTCCGGCGCAAAAAATGTGACAGTTGATTTAAGCAATATCACATCCGATGCGAATTTCACTTACAACAATCCGGATGGTACTGCACTCGAGCTCGGGTTGACCTATACTTGCCGTATTGCGGCAATTGACTTACCGATTAACTCGGCGATTAATTCCAATACGTCGTTTAGCACTACCGACGGAGCGACAACGGCACCGACGTTAACGACCCCGGCGAACAGCAGTCGCGATAATGCGACATTATCGTTAGCATACACTTTAAACGAACAAGCGTATGATGCATCGGTGAAACTGCGTTGGTTCCCAGCAGGCGGTCCGTACACCTCCGACGATGTGTTGCGCACCTGGACGATGACTTCGGAACAGTCCGGCGCTCATACTGGCTCGGTTACATTAACCAATGGCTTAGTTAGCACCGGTGGCGGTAGCAATAGCGACTTTGGTGTTAATGTCGCAAGTGATTCGGGCGTAACGGCAATTACCGCAGGGACCTACGACCTCCGTCTCGATATGCGGGATGCCGATCAAAACCCGGTTGCCAGCTCGACGATTCGCACAAGCTTTACGATGGACACGCAAACTTCCGCGCCGGCGATTACCTCGCCTGCCAGCAACACTAGCGGTACCTCGTTGGTGTTAGTGTATAACCAACCGGAAGCGGCGACAGCAACGACCAAGACGGTCTCGTTTACCCGTACCGGCGGTTCTGCCGATGGTAACTCACACGTTTTGGTGTTTACCGCAGGCAACTTAGCCAGTGGTAATGGACAAACTCATACGTTCTCTGGCAGCGACCTTGACGGCAATGCGACGGTCGTTACTTTACAGGGTGGCAGCACCAATTCATTAGTGAATGGCGCATACTACACTGTAACCCTCTCCTATCAGGACGATCTCGGTAATACCGCGGCATCCACCACGATTACAAACTGGATGTACACGACTTCTGTCAATAATGCAAACGTTGCGGGAACGGCTTACCCGGGTTATTTGGCTCAGTTCCCGGAGAACTTATCGAATAAGCGTATTTACCGGGTGTCGATGTATACGAACTCCGGAACCAATACATTAACTTCGGTGACCTTTACGATTGGCGGCTCGGCGAACTCAAGTGACTTTGCAGCGGGCGGCTTCAAGTTGTGGTATTCGGCAAATGCAAATGCGGCAACCTTCCCGGCGGACGGCGCTCAAATCGGTAGCGGTCAAAGCTATGGTAATTCGGTAACGTTCAGTGGGTTATCTCAGCAGGTTACAACATCGACCAGTTACATCTATTTAACGGTGTCGCTGTCGAGTAACGTTGATGATACACACAACATCACTTCGACGGTGAATGCTGCAAGCGATATCACGTTTGCATCGGGCACTGCCGCGGGTAGTTTCCCATTGGAGCAAGGCGATAACTTGTTACCGGTCGAGCTTTCGCAATTCGATGCGTCGTCGCGTAACGGTTCGGTTCACCTGCAATGGGTAACAGAATCCGAAGTTAACAATGCCGGCTTTGAAGTGTTGCGTAAGTTGGATGGCGCGACCGATTACAGCGTAGTTGCAAGCTATAGCAGCGCAACTGAATTACGCAGCCAAACCGAAAATGGCACCTCATCTGATCGTCATAACTATTCCTTCGTCGATAACACCGTGGTACCGGGCAGTGCTTATACTTATGCACTACGCTCGATCGACCTCGACGGCGTTGGCGAAATGATGTCGATGACGGTGAACGTAACCGTATCGCAGTTACCGACTGAATTTGCATTGCTGCAGAATTATCCCAACCCGTTCAACAATAGCACAACCGTACGGTTTGCATTGCCGAATTCGGCGAAGATGACGTTGGCAGTCTATGACATCACTGGTCGCGAAGTGATTCGTTTAATCGATGGCGATATCCCGGCAGGCAGCCATGCCGTTAATTGGAATGGCAAGAATGCATCCGGTACTGCATTATCGTCGGGTACCTACTTCATGCAAATGAAGGCCGGCAACTTCAAATCAACCCGGAAGATTGCCTTACTGAAGTAA
- a CDS encoding cob(I)yrinic acid a,c-diamide adenosyltransferase, translating into MRIYTRTGDNGTTSLFSGGNVSKTDARVEAYGTVDELNSLFGWVRVALQEAIEVSAADKFTTNRNGKRTVVANLPTSDKIDSPLVNVVGLIRLDTMLGDLQHELFELGADLATDYVSNGDLKRTIKRTSETETKQLENWIDELELPLEPLRAFILPGGSELSARLHIARTVARRAERLAVAAQIVCPMNPEVVKYLNRLNDLLFVMARFANFSLGKEDVKWKR; encoded by the coding sequence ATCCGCATCTATACTCGTACTGGCGATAATGGTACGACGTCGCTATTCAGCGGCGGTAATGTATCAAAAACCGATGCGCGCGTCGAAGCGTACGGTACAGTCGACGAGTTAAATTCGCTGTTCGGTTGGGTGCGCGTTGCTTTGCAGGAAGCGATTGAAGTTTCTGCCGCCGATAAGTTCACGACCAATCGCAATGGTAAGCGCACAGTTGTAGCGAATCTGCCGACCTCTGATAAAATCGATTCGCCGCTCGTGAATGTGGTTGGACTAATCCGGCTCGATACGATGCTCGGCGATTTACAGCATGAGCTGTTTGAACTCGGTGCCGATTTGGCGACGGATTATGTCTCAAACGGCGATTTGAAACGAACGATTAAACGCACCAGCGAAACCGAAACGAAGCAGTTGGAAAATTGGATCGATGAATTGGAGTTACCACTCGAACCGTTACGCGCCTTTATCCTTCCGGGCGGTAGCGAACTATCGGCGCGATTGCATATCGCGCGTACCGTTGCCCGCCGGGCGGAGCGGCTGGCGGTTGCTGCCCAGATCGTCTGCCCAATGAATCCCGAAGTGGTGAAGTATTTGAACCGATTGAACGACCTCCTCTTTGTGATGGCGCGCTTTGCCAATTTCTCGCTCGGCAAAGAAGATGTGAAGTGGAAACGGTAA
- a CDS encoding glycosyl hydrolase 53 family protein: MTRVTSLQLLCSALVILLATTVALAQSFQIGGDYSIVPRVQMNGAQFYANGQLRDPVTLLQERGVTLIRIRLWHTPTEPWHGIDSAVAFAARCSAQGLAILLDIHYSDTWADPGQQTPPAAWQGLSDTALRDSMYQYTYNVLSRFRTANATPQAVQIGNEITNGMLWNSGRVDGSWNTPEQWNRFASFLQSAIRGMHDAIPAGEIVPEIYLHTDLSGDSTRAIAFYRNLQTRIGSDFTIALSYYPWWHGSLAQFRTTVTTLANTFQRPIFIAETAYPWTLSWNDTTFNLVGTSSQLLPGIPATPDGQAAFLDSVGSIVAALPNGLGRGICYWEPAWVSTASFGSPWENLALFDFHGNILLPVANVLQRLAQTSVPESANRIPATFAVSAFPNPFNATISAKISVPLGEPVQCYVYDSGGRIVYSTLTNFPTTNDISWQWNASHFAAGTYYLRVKSGSQNRTIPIIFLK, translated from the coding sequence ATGACTCGCGTTACATCGCTTCAATTGCTCTGTTCTGCACTGGTTATACTACTCGCAACAACTGTTGCTCTGGCACAGAGTTTCCAGATCGGTGGCGACTACTCGATTGTCCCCCGGGTGCAAATGAATGGCGCGCAATTCTATGCCAATGGACAACTTCGCGATCCGGTTACCCTCTTGCAGGAACGTGGGGTAACGCTCATCCGTATCCGGTTGTGGCACACTCCCACCGAACCGTGGCACGGTATCGATTCCGCCGTCGCTTTTGCCGCACGATGTTCCGCGCAAGGGTTAGCAATTCTGCTTGACATCCACTATTCCGATACATGGGCAGACCCCGGACAACAAACGCCGCCCGCCGCATGGCAAGGGTTGTCAGATACCGCACTCCGCGATTCGATGTATCAATACACGTACAATGTGCTCAGTCGTTTTCGTACTGCGAATGCAACGCCACAGGCTGTGCAAATCGGTAATGAAATCACGAATGGAATGCTCTGGAATAGCGGGCGGGTCGATGGTTCGTGGAATACGCCGGAGCAATGGAATCGCTTTGCCAGTTTTCTCCAGTCTGCAATACGCGGAATGCACGACGCGATTCCTGCGGGAGAAATTGTTCCCGAGATATATCTTCACACCGATTTGAGTGGTGATTCTACCCGGGCGATTGCATTCTATCGCAATCTGCAAACTCGCATCGGTTCCGATTTCACGATTGCGCTCTCCTATTATCCGTGGTGGCACGGCTCGCTTGCTCAATTTCGTACAACCGTAACCACGCTGGCGAATACTTTCCAGCGTCCGATTTTTATTGCAGAGACGGCATATCCATGGACGTTGAGTTGGAACGATACCACATTCAATCTCGTGGGTACGAGTTCGCAATTACTCCCCGGTATTCCCGCGACACCCGATGGACAAGCGGCATTTCTCGATTCAGTTGGTTCGATTGTGGCAGCGCTGCCGAATGGCTTGGGACGCGGTATCTGTTATTGGGAGCCGGCGTGGGTATCGACGGCGAGCTTTGGTTCGCCATGGGAGAATCTCGCACTGTTCGATTTTCACGGAAATATCTTGTTGCCTGTCGCCAATGTCCTGCAACGGTTAGCACAAACCAGCGTCCCGGAATCAGCCAACCGAATTCCCGCAACCTTTGCAGTATCGGCATTCCCGAATCCGTTCAATGCAACGATTTCGGCGAAAATCAGCGTACCACTCGGTGAGCCGGTGCAGTGTTACGTGTACGATTCGGGTGGGCGTATTGTATATTCGACGCTTACGAATTTCCCCACAACGAACGATATATCATGGCAGTGGAATGCCTCGCATTTTGCCGCTGGCACTTATTACCTTCGGGTGAAAAGCGGTTCACAAAACCGTACAATCCCAATCATCTTTCTCAAATGA
- a CDS encoding site-specific DNA-methyltransferase, whose translation MSEIYFQSDDKSFTLYHGDCLDVLPRLVTTFGDAYADLVFADPPYYLSNDGITCQSGKMVSVNKGGWDKSNGPTEDHAMVKNWLKAARDAMKPDATIWITGTMHIIYNIGFALQELHFKLLNDIVWVKPAPPPNLACRTFTHTTEIVLWAARNDGLVKGEKKSKYVFNYPEMKRQNGGKQMRSFWGQPPSDEELLWLPPSERVGVEFNSTREDGTSANVFASSPPMHRADLKSAPTQPDDSRKRPSDRNVQRTEETTPNIFEIGAPRSDEKKFGKHPTQKPMALLRRIIEAGSNPGQMVVDPFNGTGATGIMAAMLGRKYIGVESNEEYLEITRKRYLEACNNMNERFYFNKDK comes from the coding sequence ATGTCTGAAATCTACTTTCAATCCGACGACAAGAGCTTTACGCTGTATCACGGCGACTGTCTCGATGTCCTGCCCCGGTTAGTAACCACCTTTGGCGACGCATACGCCGACTTGGTGTTTGCCGATCCCCCCTACTACCTCTCGAATGATGGGATAACCTGTCAATCGGGGAAGATGGTTTCCGTCAATAAAGGGGGGTGGGACAAATCCAACGGGCCGACCGAAGATCATGCGATGGTGAAAAATTGGCTGAAGGCGGCACGGGATGCAATGAAGCCGGATGCGACCATCTGGATTACCGGGACGATGCATATCATTTACAACATCGGGTTCGCATTGCAGGAGCTTCATTTCAAACTCTTGAATGACATCGTCTGGGTGAAACCAGCGCCACCGCCGAACCTTGCCTGTCGCACCTTTACCCACACGACGGAAATCGTCTTGTGGGCGGCGCGCAACGATGGCTTGGTCAAAGGGGAGAAAAAGTCGAAGTACGTGTTCAATTACCCGGAGATGAAGCGTCAGAATGGCGGCAAGCAGATGCGGAGCTTTTGGGGACAACCCCCATCCGACGAAGAGCTGCTCTGGTTACCCCCTTCCGAACGAGTAGGGGTCGAATTCAATTCGACCCGGGAGGATGGAACATCCGCAAATGTCTTTGCATCGTCTCCGCCGATGCACCGGGCGGATTTGAAATCTGCCCCTACACAACCGGACGATTCTCGGAAACGCCCGTCGGACAGGAATGTCCAACGTACGGAAGAAACAACCCCCAATATCTTTGAAATCGGAGCGCCTCGTAGCGACGAGAAGAAATTCGGGAAACACCCGACCCAAAAGCCGATGGCGCTCTTACGACGCATCATCGAAGCCGGTTCCAATCCCGGTCAGATGGTGGTAGATCCGTTTAATGGCACAGGTGCAACCGGAATAATGGCAGCAATGCTCGGAAGAAAGTATATCGGTGTCGAATCAAATGAAGAGTATTTGGAGATAACTCGCAAGCGTTACTTAGAAGCATGTAACAACATGAACGAGAGATTCTACTTCAACAAGGATAAGTAA
- a CDS encoding carboxypeptidase-like regulatory domain-containing protein, translated as MNKHTRLVAFFLMVFIGLFFFAPGCKKTTTSNDDASSGRFGMISGHITDHSSGAGIYLAHVSTNPPTYTAQTDFFGSYFINAVPAGNYQLIVTAERFITATIHDVSVTGDRNSSIDVVLTPVPTIGTITGRVTDSLNQHALGGVQVFTEPASQTVTTTVFGYYTLADIPADTYNIVAARIGYDTLRVMNFFLPGGRTLARDIMMIPQFGILSGQVTDSLTGTPILGAIVSTSPDTNTVATDSLGFYRIDSLRVDTITVYASKSNYRSRNATNVIIRKNLTTTVNFQLRQ; from the coding sequence ATGAACAAGCATACTCGATTGGTTGCGTTTTTCCTGATGGTTTTCATCGGGCTATTCTTTTTCGCACCCGGTTGTAAGAAAACGACGACCAGCAACGATGATGCGTCGAGTGGGCGGTTCGGCATGATTTCCGGACACATTACTGACCATTCCTCTGGTGCCGGGATTTACTTGGCGCATGTTTCAACCAATCCTCCAACCTACACTGCACAAACCGATTTCTTTGGCAGTTATTTTATCAATGCGGTGCCAGCTGGGAATTATCAGCTAATCGTTACTGCCGAGCGTTTCATAACTGCCACTATCCACGATGTCAGTGTCACCGGCGACCGAAATTCGAGTATCGACGTTGTACTTACCCCTGTACCAACCATCGGTACCATTACCGGACGTGTCACCGACAGCTTGAACCAACACGCATTGGGTGGCGTACAAGTCTTCACCGAACCGGCATCGCAAACAGTAACGACAACGGTTTTCGGGTACTACACCCTCGCCGATATTCCCGCCGACACTTACAACATCGTCGCGGCACGCATTGGTTACGATACTTTGCGGGTGATGAATTTCTTTTTGCCGGGCGGCCGAACCCTTGCCCGTGATATCATGATGATTCCGCAATTCGGAATTCTTAGTGGACAAGTGACTGACAGTCTTACCGGCACGCCGATATTGGGTGCTATCGTATCGACTTCTCCCGATACGAATACCGTCGCAACTGATTCGCTTGGTTTTTATCGCATCGATTCGCTCCGGGTCGATACGATTACAGTCTATGCGTCAAAGAGTAATTATCGTTCGCGCAATGCAACCAATGTCATCATCCGAAAAAATCTAACGACGACCGTAAACTTCCAACTGCGGCAATAG
- a CDS encoding GNAT family N-acetyltransferase has product MDSLINPLAFDQPELSSERLLLRKLSMDDAEAIFEYASQDEVTRFMLWDTNRTIEETRTFLKMSLEAYDAKVPGIWAIVYKPENKVIGTLGMHNYRPQHFRVEIGYVIAKPYWGRGIMTEAVKTVLTFCFETMGLNRVDACCFDGNIASERVILKSGMKYEGTLREFVFVKGKLWDVRMFSILRREYSMT; this is encoded by the coding sequence ATGGATTCTCTGATTAATCCGTTAGCATTCGATCAACCCGAGCTTTCCAGCGAACGGTTGTTATTGCGGAAATTATCGATGGATGATGCGGAAGCAATTTTTGAATATGCTTCCCAAGACGAAGTCACACGTTTCATGTTGTGGGACACCAACCGTACCATTGAGGAAACACGCACGTTTCTAAAGATGTCCTTGGAAGCCTACGATGCAAAAGTACCGGGGATCTGGGCGATTGTCTACAAACCAGAAAACAAAGTGATTGGTACACTTGGTATGCACAATTATCGCCCGCAGCATTTTCGCGTAGAAATTGGTTATGTAATCGCAAAACCGTATTGGGGACGCGGAATAATGACCGAAGCGGTTAAGACAGTGCTTACTTTCTGCTTTGAGACGATGGGACTTAATCGGGTAGATGCCTGTTGCTTCGATGGGAATATCGCTTCCGAGCGGGTGATTTTGAAATCGGGTATGAAATACGAGGGGACGTTACGCGAGTTCGTTTTCGTTAAAGGGAAATTGTGGGATGTTCGGATGTTCTCGATTCTCCGCCGTGAATATAGTATGACATAA
- the dnaA gene encoding chromosomal replication initiator protein DnaA gives MTFQDTDKATSDLDNLWKRFCNELTIRIGDDPVRTWFHSLRPIRLDPVREQFVIAVPGAFHLEWLQSHYVEPVTECAQRVLGNGFATVFEVGSGDWHKSNSPELTEAKRNSEPTISAITAKPPVKRATVQSLKIDPDFCFETFVAGEENRLPRSAAMAVAQSPGGNRFNPLLIHGGVGLGKTHLLHAIANLSMQTMENCHPVLTNAEQFTSDFIRAVQHDKKLDFADQYGDSDILLVDDVQFFMGREQTQRQFFHTFNTLINAGKQIVMTSDRTPKELDGLEERLRSRFSQGLVVEVMPPEYETRVAILRVWAERDGVKLPVEVEDFLAAHITSNVRNLRGAVIRLLAIASLEMSELSVAVARRTLHDLLSKPQIAVTVDRIIEIVSRYYRLAPELFSSKSRKQPLAEARMIVMALSCELTGLSLAAIGARLGGRDHTTILHGRETIREKAEHDPEFNRLLEQFKREAEHGITI, from the coding sequence ATGACGTTTCAAGACACTGACAAAGCAACCTCCGACCTCGATAACCTCTGGAAGCGATTTTGTAATGAGCTTACCATTCGGATCGGAGACGATCCAGTGCGGACATGGTTTCATTCTTTGCGTCCGATTCGACTCGACCCGGTACGTGAGCAATTTGTCATTGCCGTCCCTGGCGCATTTCACTTGGAATGGCTACAATCGCATTATGTCGAACCGGTGACAGAATGTGCGCAACGGGTATTAGGCAATGGTTTTGCGACCGTGTTCGAAGTAGGCAGTGGCGACTGGCATAAATCCAATTCCCCCGAGCTAACTGAAGCAAAACGCAACTCTGAGCCAACGATTTCGGCCATTACAGCAAAACCACCGGTGAAACGAGCAACGGTACAATCGCTCAAGATCGATCCCGATTTTTGTTTTGAAACCTTTGTTGCTGGCGAGGAAAACCGGCTGCCGCGCTCGGCAGCGATGGCGGTAGCGCAATCGCCGGGAGGAAATCGTTTCAATCCACTGCTGATACACGGCGGTGTCGGATTAGGAAAGACGCATCTGCTTCATGCGATTGCGAATCTCAGCATGCAGACGATGGAAAATTGTCATCCGGTACTGACTAACGCCGAGCAATTCACTTCCGATTTTATTCGTGCGGTTCAACACGATAAAAAATTAGACTTCGCCGATCAGTATGGCGACTCTGATATTTTGTTAGTAGACGATGTCCAATTCTTCATGGGGCGCGAACAAACCCAGCGACAGTTTTTCCACACCTTCAATACGCTCATCAATGCCGGCAAGCAAATCGTCATGACTTCGGATCGCACTCCGAAAGAGTTGGACGGTCTCGAAGAACGGTTGCGCAGCCGTTTCTCGCAAGGCTTGGTGGTGGAAGTGATGCCGCCGGAATACGAAACCCGGGTCGCGATTTTACGGGTATGGGCAGAACGCGACGGTGTAAAACTGCCGGTTGAAGTCGAAGATTTTTTGGCGGCTCATATCACTTCCAATGTTCGAAATTTGCGCGGCGCTGTTATCCGATTATTGGCAATCGCATCGCTCGAAATGAGCGAGTTGTCGGTTGCCGTTGCGCGTAGAACCCTTCACGATTTACTCTCGAAACCCCAAATCGCAGTTACTGTGGATCGCATCATTGAAATCGTCAGCCGATACTACCGGCTTGCGCCGGAGTTGTTTTCCTCGAAATCGCGGAAGCAACCGTTGGCGGAAGCCCGGATGATTGTAATGGCATTGAGTTGCGAACTTACTGGACTGTCGCTCGCCGCAATCGGAGCCCGATTAGGCGGACGCGATCACACCACAATTCTCCATGGCAGGGAAACAATCCGCGAAAAAGCGGAGCACGACCCCGAGTTTAATCGACTCTTAGAGCAGTTTAAACGCGAAGCCGAACACGGAATTACCATATAA
- a CDS encoding MvaI/BcnI family restriction endonuclease, which yields MERHEAIVRIQQLEGQDLVAIAHQYNVTVWKNGKLNKGWCGHTIERHLGLPLNSSQSPNFGSWELKVVPLKRINGKLVPKETMAITMIDEVNVRDASFEDSHLLAKMQKILIVAREFESKEEKHSTLVDVAQFDLTDINIINQVRADYELVQSTIKTLGYTSLTGKMGVLIQPRTKGPGHGSTSRAFYARKGFVKTILDLK from the coding sequence ATGGAGCGTCACGAAGCGATTGTGCGGATTCAACAATTAGAAGGTCAAGACCTTGTCGCTATAGCACATCAGTACAATGTCACCGTTTGGAAAAACGGCAAATTGAATAAAGGATGGTGTGGGCATACGATTGAAAGGCATCTTGGTCTTCCACTGAACTCATCGCAATCACCAAATTTTGGATCATGGGAATTGAAGGTTGTTCCACTTAAAAGGATTAATGGAAAATTAGTACCAAAAGAGACGATGGCAATAACTATGATTGATGAAGTTAATGTACGTGATGCATCATTTGAGGACAGCCACTTGCTTGCAAAGATGCAAAAAATCTTGATTGTAGCGAGAGAGTTTGAATCAAAAGAAGAAAAACACTCAACTCTTGTGGATGTCGCCCAATTCGATTTAACCGATATTAATATTATTAATCAAGTTAGAGCAGATTATGAACTTGTACAGTCAACTATTAAAACCTTGGGATATACAAGTCTGACAGGGAAAATGGGTGTCTTAATACAACCAAGAACGAAAGGTCCTGGACATGGGAGTACATCACGTGCATTCTATGCTCGGAAGGGGTTTGTTAAAACAATTTTGGATCTAAAATAA